The following are encoded together in the Anaerostipes caccae L1-92 genome:
- a CDS encoding MerR family transcriptional regulator produces the protein MKEYLTIGEVSKMKGVGIKSLRYYDRLGILKPAYINPDTGYRYYSIEQMLMLDMILLCLGLDIPLKQMQEYMDEEGHLDMKGLLKDGRKKAEEKAKRIQDTLFQIDGLERRIRGAEEIRNKGSDSYSKYIGERMVIALPWNHPSTDDKAYMSEVTKLYSLSQKLELTVFYQQGIIHHRKGGEAKSYIFLEIQQTDVKDPGIFSLPEGTYECSVSEDTRIDEKAETKNQPEDLLIVETDFYFGKQPKDRYFLELQIYKGKDGGK, from the coding sequence ATGAAAGAATATTTGACAATCGGGGAAGTCTCCAAGATGAAAGGAGTCGGCATTAAATCTCTGAGATATTATGACCGCCTCGGTATACTAAAGCCTGCATATATAAATCCCGATACCGGTTACCGATATTATTCAATTGAGCAGATGCTCATGCTTGATATGATCCTGCTGTGCCTTGGGCTGGACATTCCATTGAAACAGATGCAGGAGTATATGGATGAAGAGGGTCATTTAGATATGAAAGGACTGCTGAAAGACGGAAGGAAAAAAGCAGAGGAAAAAGCCAAAAGGATACAGGACACACTGTTCCAGATAGACGGGCTGGAACGGCGGATCAGGGGAGCCGAGGAAATACGGAATAAGGGCAGTGACAGTTACAGCAAATATATTGGGGAGAGAATGGTCATAGCGCTGCCTTGGAATCACCCGTCCACGGATGATAAAGCGTATATGAGTGAAGTGACAAAATTATATTCGCTGTCCCAAAAGTTGGAGCTGACGGTTTTTTATCAGCAGGGTATCATACATCATAGAAAAGGGGGAGAAGCCAAATCTTATATCTTCCTGGAGATACAGCAGACAGATGTAAAAGATCCCGGGATTTTCAGTCTGCCGGAGGGAACTTATGAGTGCAGCGTATCTGAGGACACCAGAATCGATGAAAAGGCAGAGACAAAAAACCAGCCAGAAGATCTATTAATAGTAGAAACAGACTTTTATTTCGGAAAACAGCCAAAAGACAGATACTTCTTAGAACTGCAGATATACAAAGGAAAAGACGGTGGGAAATAA